From a region of the Streptomyces sp. B21-083 genome:
- a CDS encoding TetR/AcrR family transcriptional regulator: MTTARRPRGPYRKGLERRAQIMRAALEVFAEHGDRGSSLREIADRVGMSQAGVLHYFDSREELLTAVLAERDTADAAEHTSTAVSPGDAMALTAEHNTRTPGLVSLFVNLSADATDPEHPAHGFFAERYTRLRETVEDGLREGQADGTVRTDIPADQLAQLLISVSDGLQQQWLLDQGIDMVAAIDAFNRLCRPPGA, translated from the coding sequence GTGACCACCGCACGCCGGCCGAGAGGGCCGTACCGCAAGGGGCTTGAGCGCCGGGCGCAGATCATGCGCGCCGCGCTGGAGGTGTTCGCCGAGCATGGGGACCGGGGGTCGTCGCTGCGGGAGATCGCCGACCGGGTCGGTATGTCGCAGGCCGGGGTGCTGCACTACTTCGACTCCCGGGAGGAGTTGCTGACGGCGGTCCTCGCCGAGCGCGACACCGCGGACGCGGCGGAGCACACGAGCACGGCAGTCAGCCCGGGTGACGCGATGGCCCTGACCGCGGAGCACAACACCCGTACGCCTGGCCTGGTCAGCCTGTTCGTGAACCTGTCGGCCGACGCGACCGATCCGGAGCATCCCGCGCACGGTTTCTTCGCCGAGCGCTACACCCGCCTGCGCGAGACCGTCGAGGACGGGCTGCGCGAGGGCCAGGCCGACGGGACGGTGCGCACCGACATCCCGGCAGACCAGCTGGCGCAGCTTCTCATCTCCGTCTCCGACGGCCTGCAGCAGCAGTGGCTGCTGGACCAGGGCATCGACATGGTGGCCGCGATCGACGCCTTCAACCGCCTCTGCCGGCCGCCGGGTGCGTGA
- a CDS encoding glycoside hydrolase family 3 N-terminal domain-containing protein: protein MTTAPDTIPNDAGTRKTEGEARYRDAGLPVEDRVTDLLARMTLEEKAGQLTQFFYMGTGEPIPDGFDVESLPPEHRAFVHQPHDVEAAVSRGGAGSLLFVKDPALGNRLQRRAVEDTRLGIPLLFGNDVIHGLRTIFPVPIAMAASWDPDAAEAAQVVAAREARAAGIRWTFAPMIDIARDPRWGRIVEGAGEDPVLTAAMAAAQVRGFQSDFGAESVLAGAKHFLGYGAARGGRDYDDADISDAELRNVYLPPFRAAIEAGAANIMSAYMDLNGVPASANRWLLSDLLRDELHFDGWVVSDANAVQSLETQHFAKDQQDAAVRALNAGLDMEMCTFTPAFDHLPQAVRDGLVAEETLDTAVSRVLAAKFRLGLFESPYTDEDTARAVLNAVAHRDAAREAAERTLVLLKNDAAALPLRPEQLTSVAVIGRLADSRRDTLGPWVLDHDTSETVTIIDGLRARLGDGIRVEYAAGTGAPERLHPSPFDVLDPTVVPTPADLDEDAEIERAVAAAEVADVAIVVVGQPQNQIGEKASTSTLDLPGRQLEQLRRVAATGTPVVLVVLSGRPLDLRWADEHVPAIVQAWYPGTRGGEAVASVLVGDISPAGRLPFTWPRHVGQVPLVYSHHRTFAPQDQHARYFQDNGAPLYPFGHGLSYATFTYTNLRIDRTSMARRDTATVSVDVTNTSERDADEVVQLYVHQRYGASSRPVRELKGFERVPVPAGTTTTVSFELGPDQLRYWSAATRTYQLDATVLDLWAGGSSTAELTTTLEVTG, encoded by the coding sequence ATGACAACCGCCCCCGACACGATCCCGAACGACGCCGGCACCCGGAAAACGGAGGGGGAGGCGCGCTACCGCGACGCCGGCCTGCCCGTCGAGGACCGGGTGACCGATCTGCTGGCCCGCATGACCCTGGAGGAGAAGGCCGGCCAGCTCACCCAGTTCTTCTACATGGGCACCGGCGAGCCGATCCCCGACGGCTTCGACGTAGAGTCCCTGCCGCCCGAACATCGCGCCTTCGTCCATCAGCCCCACGACGTCGAAGCCGCCGTCTCCCGCGGCGGCGCCGGATCGCTGTTGTTCGTCAAGGACCCCGCCCTGGGCAACCGACTGCAGCGCCGCGCCGTCGAGGACACCCGGCTGGGCATCCCGCTGCTGTTCGGCAACGACGTGATCCACGGGCTGCGTACGATCTTTCCCGTGCCGATCGCGATGGCCGCGAGCTGGGACCCGGACGCCGCCGAGGCGGCGCAGGTCGTCGCGGCCCGAGAGGCGCGCGCGGCGGGGATCCGCTGGACGTTCGCGCCCATGATCGACATCGCCCGCGACCCTCGCTGGGGCCGCATCGTCGAGGGGGCCGGGGAGGACCCGGTGCTCACCGCGGCCATGGCCGCGGCGCAGGTCCGCGGATTCCAAAGTGACTTCGGGGCCGAAAGCGTCCTTGCCGGTGCGAAGCACTTCCTGGGGTACGGCGCCGCTCGCGGCGGCCGCGACTACGACGACGCCGACATCTCCGACGCCGAGCTGCGCAACGTGTACCTGCCGCCCTTCCGAGCCGCGATCGAAGCGGGCGCCGCCAACATCATGAGCGCCTACATGGACCTCAACGGCGTGCCGGCCTCCGCGAACCGGTGGCTGCTGAGCGACCTGCTGCGCGACGAACTGCACTTCGACGGCTGGGTCGTCTCGGACGCCAACGCCGTGCAGTCGCTGGAGACGCAGCACTTCGCGAAGGACCAGCAGGACGCCGCCGTGCGGGCGCTGAACGCGGGCCTCGACATGGAGATGTGCACCTTCACCCCGGCGTTCGACCACCTCCCGCAGGCGGTACGCGACGGGCTGGTCGCCGAGGAAACGCTGGACACCGCCGTGTCGCGGGTGCTCGCGGCGAAGTTCCGGCTCGGCCTTTTCGAGAGCCCCTACACCGACGAGGACACAGCCCGCGCGGTCCTGAACGCCGTGGCGCACCGTGACGCCGCCCGGGAAGCGGCCGAGCGCACCCTCGTCCTCCTCAAGAACGACGCGGCCGCGCTGCCCCTGCGGCCCGAGCAGCTCACCAGCGTCGCCGTCATCGGCCGGCTCGCCGACTCCCGGCGCGACACGCTCGGACCGTGGGTGCTCGACCACGACACCTCCGAGACAGTCACGATCATCGACGGGCTGCGTGCCCGGCTCGGGGACGGCATCCGGGTCGAGTACGCGGCCGGGACCGGTGCCCCCGAGCGGTTGCATCCGTCGCCGTTCGACGTATTGGACCCGACGGTCGTCCCGACCCCGGCCGACTTGGACGAGGACGCCGAGATCGAGCGCGCCGTCGCCGCCGCCGAGGTCGCCGACGTCGCGATCGTGGTCGTCGGGCAACCGCAGAACCAGATCGGCGAGAAGGCGTCGACCTCCACGCTCGACCTCCCCGGCCGTCAGCTCGAACAGCTGCGGCGCGTCGCCGCGACCGGCACGCCCGTGGTCCTGGTCGTGCTGTCGGGCCGTCCACTGGACCTGCGGTGGGCGGACGAGCACGTCCCCGCCATCGTGCAGGCGTGGTACCCGGGGACACGTGGGGGCGAAGCGGTCGCCTCCGTGCTGGTGGGTGACATCTCGCCCGCCGGCCGGTTGCCCTTCACGTGGCCCCGCCACGTCGGCCAGGTGCCGCTCGTGTATTCCCACCACCGCACCTTCGCGCCGCAGGACCAGCACGCCCGGTACTTCCAGGACAACGGGGCACCCCTGTACCCGTTCGGCCACGGCCTGTCCTACGCCACCTTCACGTACACGAACCTCCGGATCGACCGGACGTCCATGGCCCGCCGGGACACCGCGACCGTGTCGGTCGACGTCACCAACACGTCCGAGCGCGACGCCGACGAGGTCGTACAGCTGTACGTCCACCAGCGCTACGGGGCGTCGTCGCGGCCCGTGCGGGAGCTCAAGGGCTTCGAGCGAGTCCCGGTCCCCGCGGGCACGACCACCACCGTGAGCTTCGAGCTCGGCCCCGACCAGCTCCGGTACTGGAGCGCCGCGACCCGCACGTACCAGCTCGACGCCACCGTCCTCGACCTCTGGGCCGGGGGCAGCTCCACCGCCGAGCTCACGACCACTCTGGAAGTGACCGGATGA
- a CDS encoding family 78 glycoside hydrolase catalytic domain gives MPEAPLPAPAVARLRFEHHRETLGIGESRPRLSWATRTELPGWRQAAYEIQRLAAQGDVVATAEAESDESVLVAWPFDALGSRERVGVRVRVRGTDGSWSRWSEPAFAETGLLHPDDWQARFVSADWDEDAQQDQPATHLRRGFTIRPGVAAARLYATAHGVYEAELNGSPVGDHVLAPGWTTYGKRLRYQTYDVTALLQVGENNLTALLADGWYRGRLGFTGDKRAVYGDRLAWLAQLEIRYTDGSTDTVTTDTDGRWQAARGPIRRSSLYDGETHDARVEPADWRGVRVEEGDPATLVAPVGPPVRRIEELAPTAVTTSPSGRTIVDFGQNLVGRLRLTVTGEAGQEVVLRHAEVLEDGELATAPLRSAQATDRYILRGGGPETFEPRFTFHGFRYAEVTGWPGELNPDDLRAVVIHSDLERTGTFESSDKLLNRLHQNVVWGMRGNFLDVPTDCPQRDERLGWTGDIQVFAPTAAYLYDSAGFLTSWLADLAADQGENGGVPFVVPKCVDGADTPTAAWGDAATIVPWVLHHAYGDLGVLAAQFESMRGWVDHVASLAGESRLWDSGFQFGDWLDPNAPAGRPDQARTPGEIVATAYFARSAEIVSQAARLLGREADAVRYGALAAEVRHAFASEYVTGAGRMMADAPTAYALALQFALLPDQTQRAHAGKRLAALVRAGGYKISTGFVGTPLICDALAETGHLDAAYRLLLQTEQPSWLHPVTQGATTIWERWDSLLPDGRVNPSGMTSFNHYALGAVADWLHRTVAGLAPAEPGYRKLRLAPRPGGGLTRAQAALLTPYGRAEVAWRLDGEELHITALVPPNTTAVVDLPGPAGAPFDVTAGHHTWTVHLPASDQHSGPVTLDTTLGELMDRPGAMTIFTDTLVRYFPEAAAYIDQSDTESGETTIRDAAAMVPGAPEFLLDLEEQYAAFNAAAPSRN, from the coding sequence GTGCCTGAAGCCCCTCTCCCCGCCCCTGCGGTCGCGCGCCTACGGTTCGAGCACCACCGCGAGACGCTCGGCATCGGTGAATCCCGCCCCCGCCTGTCGTGGGCCACCCGGACCGAGCTGCCCGGATGGCGGCAGGCGGCCTATGAGATCCAGCGACTGGCCGCACAGGGCGACGTGGTCGCCACGGCCGAGGCCGAGAGCGACGAGTCGGTCCTGGTCGCCTGGCCTTTCGACGCCCTCGGTTCGCGAGAGCGCGTGGGCGTGCGGGTGCGTGTCCGGGGCACGGACGGATCCTGGTCGCGCTGGAGCGAACCGGCCTTCGCCGAGACTGGGCTGCTGCACCCCGACGACTGGCAGGCCCGCTTCGTGAGTGCCGACTGGGACGAGGACGCGCAGCAGGACCAGCCGGCCACCCACCTGCGCCGCGGCTTCACGATCCGCCCCGGCGTCGCAGCCGCCCGTCTCTATGCGACCGCGCACGGCGTCTACGAGGCGGAGCTCAACGGCTCCCCGGTCGGTGACCACGTCCTCGCCCCCGGCTGGACCACGTACGGCAAACGCCTGCGCTACCAGACCTACGACGTGACAGCCCTCCTGCAGGTCGGTGAGAACAACCTGACCGCTCTTCTCGCGGACGGCTGGTACCGAGGCCGCCTCGGCTTCACCGGCGACAAGCGCGCCGTCTACGGCGACCGGCTGGCCTGGCTGGCCCAACTGGAGATCCGCTACACCGACGGCAGCACCGACACCGTGACCACCGACACGGACGGCCGCTGGCAGGCCGCCCGGGGCCCGATCCGCCGCAGCAGCCTCTACGACGGCGAGACCCACGACGCCCGCGTCGAGCCCGCCGACTGGCGGGGCGTGCGCGTCGAGGAGGGTGACCCGGCGACGCTCGTCGCCCCTGTGGGCCCGCCCGTCCGCCGGATCGAGGAGCTGGCACCGACCGCCGTCACGACCTCGCCTTCGGGCAGGACGATCGTCGACTTCGGCCAGAACCTCGTCGGCCGTCTGCGTCTGACGGTGACCGGTGAGGCCGGGCAGGAGGTCGTGCTGCGCCACGCCGAGGTGCTGGAGGACGGCGAGCTCGCCACCGCACCGCTGCGCAGTGCGCAGGCCACCGACCGCTACATCCTGCGCGGTGGCGGTCCGGAGACCTTCGAGCCGCGGTTCACCTTCCACGGCTTCCGCTACGCCGAGGTCACCGGCTGGCCGGGCGAACTGAACCCCGATGACCTGCGTGCCGTGGTGATCCACTCCGATCTGGAGCGCACCGGCACCTTCGAAAGCTCCGACAAGCTGCTCAACCGGCTGCACCAGAACGTGGTCTGGGGCATGCGCGGCAACTTCCTCGACGTCCCGACGGACTGCCCACAGCGCGACGAGCGCCTGGGCTGGACCGGCGACATCCAGGTCTTCGCCCCCACCGCCGCCTACCTGTACGACAGCGCAGGCTTCCTCACCTCATGGCTCGCCGACCTCGCCGCCGACCAGGGGGAGAACGGAGGGGTCCCGTTCGTGGTCCCCAAGTGCGTCGACGGCGCCGACACCCCGACCGCCGCGTGGGGCGATGCCGCCACGATCGTGCCCTGGGTGCTTCACCACGCCTACGGCGACCTCGGCGTGCTCGCGGCCCAGTTCGAGAGCATGCGCGGGTGGGTCGACCACGTCGCCTCGCTGGCCGGGGAGTCGCGCCTGTGGGACAGCGGCTTCCAGTTCGGCGACTGGCTGGACCCGAACGCCCCGGCAGGACGCCCGGATCAGGCGCGTACCCCCGGCGAGATCGTCGCCACCGCCTACTTCGCCCGCTCTGCCGAGATCGTCTCCCAGGCGGCGCGGTTGCTCGGCCGCGAGGCGGACGCCGTCCGCTACGGCGCTCTCGCCGCCGAGGTCCGGCACGCGTTCGCATCCGAGTACGTCACCGGCGCGGGCCGGATGATGGCGGACGCCCCGACCGCCTATGCGCTGGCGCTCCAGTTCGCACTGCTGCCCGACCAGACGCAGCGGGCGCACGCCGGCAAGCGGCTGGCCGCCCTGGTCCGCGCCGGCGGCTACAAGATCAGCACCGGCTTCGTCGGCACGCCGCTGATCTGCGACGCCCTCGCCGAGACCGGTCACCTCGACGCGGCCTACCGACTGCTGCTGCAGACCGAGCAGCCGTCCTGGCTCCACCCCGTCACCCAGGGCGCGACCACCATCTGGGAGCGGTGGGACAGCCTGCTGCCCGACGGCAGGGTCAACCCCAGCGGCATGACCTCGTTCAACCACTACGCGCTCGGCGCCGTCGCCGACTGGCTGCACCGCACCGTCGCCGGCCTGGCCCCCGCCGAGCCCGGCTACCGGAAACTGCGCCTGGCCCCGCGCCCCGGCGGCGGGCTGACCCGCGCGCAGGCGGCGCTGCTCACCCCGTACGGCCGCGCGGAGGTCGCCTGGCGTCTGGACGGCGAGGAGCTGCACATCACCGCGCTCGTCCCGCCCAACACGACCGCTGTGGTGGACCTGCCGGGCCCGGCAGGCGCACCGTTCGACGTCACCGCCGGTCATCACACCTGGACCGTCCACCTGCCGGCATCGGATCAGCACAGCGGCCCCGTCACCCTGGACACCACGCTCGGCGAGCTGATGGACCGTCCGGGAGCCATGACGATCTTCACCGACACCCTGGTCCGCTACTTCCCCGAGGCGGCGGCATACATCGACCAGTCCGACACCGAGTCCGGCGAGACGACGATCCGCGACGCGGCCGCCATGGTGCCTGGCGCCCCCGAGTTCCTCCTCGACCTTGAGGAGCAGTACGCCGCCTTCAACGCCGCTGCACCGAGCAGAAACTGA
- a CDS encoding glycoside hydrolase family 2 protein, which translates to MTGTDVRLDADHVDLRDWTVRRPGSAEEAAVRLPHDAMITEPRSSGASGRSDTGWFPGGRYTYRTRWYADPAYRGRDVQLRFDGIQGESVVTVNGHRVGTVRSGYTEFGFRIDSVLNWDDENEIAVDVDNSAQPAGRWYPGSGLYRSVSLRIRSRVRLEDDGVGVRTTLHGAAAVVEVRTKVVNDSDRPVHVRTVLHSEAGAVAQAVAGDDGIAHLHVPVVRLWSAEDPFRYQLVTTVEHDGAVVDTRRELVGLRTVHVDARHGLRINKQKVNLRGACIHHDNGILGAATHRAAEFRRIRILKENGFNAVRSAHHPMSRHLLDACDELGMYVMDELADYWIQAKSTHDFAHRFLDTWREDADRMIEKDRNRPSVVIYSIGNEIPETAHPDGVALTHEITAYVKAADPDRPVTVALNIFLNVLSSMNRSPYAGASDAPEGARHDKQGPGSTEANRLVNQIGRMMDVVSRLPIADRATRDAFAEVDIAGYNYGLARYKHDVKAYPDRVIVGSETLPGDIARAWDLVTAYPSVIGDFIWVGWEYLGESGVGVWAPGRRTGLVKPYPYLIAGPGLIDLTGQPDFSLRLGQVAWGTHLGPAIGVRPLDQAGQPVARVAWRSTDAVESWAWRGCAGRKAEIEVYSADDEVELFVNGRSAGRRRAGRRHRYTARFTTIYAAGELVAAGYRGGREVSRTVLRSAGDDLEVRLTADRARLRADGDDLAFVEVEIVDGAGTVEMLADDDIELRVEGPAELVGYGSARPDPTRPFADPTQRAYRGRALAALRSTGRTGSVHVTATSHLHGVSHLTLDAR; encoded by the coding sequence ATGACCGGGACCGACGTGCGGCTCGACGCGGATCACGTCGACCTTCGTGACTGGACCGTGCGTCGCCCGGGCAGTGCCGAAGAGGCCGCCGTACGCCTCCCGCACGACGCGATGATCACCGAGCCCCGGTCGTCCGGCGCCTCCGGCAGGTCCGACACCGGATGGTTCCCGGGGGGTCGGTACACCTATCGCACGCGCTGGTACGCCGACCCCGCGTACCGCGGTCGCGACGTCCAGCTCCGGTTCGACGGCATCCAGGGCGAGTCGGTCGTGACCGTGAACGGCCACCGGGTCGGAACTGTGCGCAGCGGGTACACCGAGTTCGGCTTCCGTATCGACTCCGTCCTGAACTGGGACGACGAGAACGAGATCGCTGTCGACGTCGACAACAGCGCGCAGCCCGCAGGCCGGTGGTACCCCGGCTCCGGCCTGTACCGGTCGGTGTCCCTGCGGATCCGCAGTCGTGTGCGCCTGGAGGATGACGGTGTCGGCGTGCGCACGACGCTCCACGGCGCTGCCGCGGTCGTCGAGGTCCGGACCAAAGTCGTGAACGACAGCGACAGGCCCGTGCACGTCCGCACCGTATTGCACTCCGAGGCAGGGGCCGTGGCGCAAGCAGTGGCGGGCGACGACGGGATCGCGCACCTGCACGTGCCCGTGGTCCGCCTGTGGTCCGCCGAGGACCCGTTCCGCTACCAGCTCGTCACGACGGTCGAGCACGACGGTGCCGTCGTCGACACCCGTCGCGAGCTCGTGGGGCTACGCACGGTGCACGTCGACGCCCGCCACGGCCTGCGGATCAACAAGCAGAAGGTCAACCTGCGCGGTGCGTGCATCCACCACGACAACGGCATCCTGGGCGCCGCCACCCACCGGGCCGCCGAGTTCCGGCGCATCCGGATCCTCAAGGAGAACGGCTTCAACGCCGTCCGGTCGGCGCACCACCCGATGTCACGTCACCTGCTCGACGCGTGTGACGAGTTGGGCATGTACGTGATGGACGAACTCGCCGACTACTGGATCCAGGCCAAATCCACGCACGACTTCGCGCACCGGTTCCTCGACACCTGGCGCGAGGATGCCGACCGCATGATCGAGAAGGACCGAAACCGGCCCTCCGTCGTCATCTACTCGATCGGCAACGAGATACCCGAGACCGCGCACCCCGACGGCGTCGCGCTCACCCATGAGATCACCGCGTACGTCAAGGCGGCAGACCCGGACCGCCCGGTCACGGTGGCCCTCAACATCTTCCTCAACGTCCTGTCGTCGATGAACAGGTCCCCGTACGCGGGTGCCTCCGACGCGCCGGAGGGGGCTCGACACGACAAGCAGGGGCCGGGCAGCACGGAAGCCAATCGTCTGGTCAACCAGATCGGGCGCATGATGGACGTCGTCTCGCGGCTCCCCATCGCCGACCGGGCGACACGCGACGCGTTCGCCGAGGTGGACATCGCCGGCTACAACTACGGGCTGGCGCGGTACAAGCACGACGTGAAGGCATACCCCGACCGCGTGATCGTCGGCAGCGAGACCCTGCCAGGAGACATCGCCCGTGCGTGGGACCTCGTCACGGCGTACCCGTCCGTCATCGGCGACTTCATCTGGGTCGGCTGGGAATACCTGGGAGAGTCGGGGGTCGGGGTGTGGGCGCCCGGCCGCAGGACCGGGCTGGTCAAGCCCTATCCCTACCTCATCGCCGGGCCCGGGCTCATCGACCTGACCGGACAGCCGGACTTCTCGCTGCGCCTCGGGCAGGTGGCATGGGGGACGCACCTCGGGCCGGCGATCGGTGTGCGGCCCCTCGACCAGGCGGGACAGCCCGTCGCACGGGTCGCTTGGCGCAGCACCGACGCTGTCGAGAGCTGGGCCTGGCGCGGGTGCGCGGGCCGCAAGGCCGAGATCGAGGTCTACTCCGCGGACGACGAGGTGGAACTGTTCGTCAACGGGCGTTCCGCCGGCCGTCGCAGGGCCGGGAGACGACATCGCTACACCGCTCGGTTCACCACCATTTACGCCGCCGGCGAACTCGTCGCGGCCGGCTACCGGGGAGGGCGCGAGGTGTCCCGGACGGTGCTCCGCTCGGCGGGGGACGACCTCGAGGTCCGTCTGACCGCGGACAGGGCTCGCCTGCGGGCCGACGGCGACGACCTCGCGTTCGTCGAGGTCGAGATCGTCGACGGCGCCGGCACGGTGGAGATGCTCGCGGACGACGACATCGAGCTCAGGGTCGAGGGCCCGGCCGAGCTCGTGGGGTACGGCAGCGCCAGACCTGACCCCACCCGTCCGTTCGCAGATCCCACTCAGCGCGCGTACCGCGGTCGTGCTCTCGCCGCCCTGCGATCCACGGGGCGGACCGGGAGCGTCCACGTCACCGCGACGTCGCACCTGCACGGCGTCTCTCACCTCACCCTCGACGCACGCTGA
- a CDS encoding MFS transporter: protein MTSSLTPAAPATEAEATSPVRGARFALIALALLWPTQLLTLVGMLTGNAQASVAIHFQTTHIAWFILSTALVSTLLTPFVIKAADLYGKRQVMIAITLTGLVGDIIAASAGNYSMMLIGRSIAGFYGPIGALTYATIREVLPPKQAATASSVVGSGVAFVAIGGPFLTGWVLDDYGFRGVLWSIVAATAIGLLLILFAVPKTHYRDPSARMDWIGGLLLGGGLTALTYGIGQGTDWGWTSAGTLGCVIGGLVAVALFVVSQKYIAQPLVHLAMLGRRKVWTVILASALTGGALFGTGVIASLLVLYPKIPTISDGLGMSATHAAVIGLPASFLILAFGFGTGTLLRKVDARLPLILGGLISTVGYLAQAAYHYTNTELIWWGNLFAIGFGMIVAVIPILIMRAVSAEEQAIASGIQWMSIGVVTTLVTTLTYVILAQDGKVLQGTQFYLDQGYKNAFYFAAGVVFLGTLAGLLIPSLKPEADAA, encoded by the coding sequence GTGACATCCTCACTCACCCCCGCCGCGCCCGCGACCGAGGCCGAAGCTACAAGCCCCGTCCGCGGCGCGCGCTTCGCGCTCATCGCGCTCGCACTGCTGTGGCCCACCCAACTGCTCACCCTCGTCGGCATGCTGACGGGCAACGCGCAGGCGTCCGTGGCCATCCACTTCCAGACCACTCATATCGCCTGGTTCATCCTGTCGACGGCGCTGGTCTCCACCTTGCTGACACCGTTCGTGATCAAGGCCGCCGACCTCTACGGCAAGCGCCAGGTGATGATCGCCATCACCCTGACCGGCCTGGTCGGCGACATCATCGCCGCCTCCGCGGGCAACTACTCCATGATGCTGATCGGCCGCAGCATCGCCGGCTTCTACGGGCCGATCGGCGCCCTCACCTACGCCACCATCCGCGAGGTCCTCCCGCCGAAGCAGGCCGCCACGGCCAGCAGCGTTGTCGGCAGTGGTGTCGCCTTCGTCGCCATCGGCGGCCCGTTCCTGACCGGCTGGGTCCTGGACGACTACGGCTTCCGCGGGGTCCTGTGGTCCATCGTCGCGGCCACCGCCATCGGCCTGCTGCTGATCCTGTTCGCCGTGCCGAAGACCCACTACCGCGACCCCTCCGCCCGGATGGACTGGATCGGCGGCCTGCTGCTCGGCGGCGGACTGACCGCGCTCACCTACGGCATCGGCCAGGGGACGGACTGGGGCTGGACCTCCGCCGGCACGCTCGGCTGCGTCATCGGCGGCCTGGTGGCCGTCGCCCTGTTCGTGGTCTCCCAGAAGTACATCGCCCAGCCCCTTGTCCACCTGGCCATGCTGGGCCGTCGCAAGGTGTGGACCGTCATACTGGCCTCCGCTCTCACCGGCGGCGCGCTCTTCGGCACCGGCGTCATCGCCTCGCTGCTGGTGCTCTACCCGAAGATCCCGACCATCTCGGACGGCCTCGGCATGTCCGCCACTCACGCGGCGGTGATCGGCCTGCCGGCGAGCTTCCTGATCCTCGCGTTCGGCTTCGGCACGGGCACGCTGCTGCGGAAGGTCGACGCGCGCCTCCCGCTGATCCTCGGCGGCCTGATCTCCACCGTCGGCTACCTGGCTCAGGCGGCCTACCACTACACCAACACCGAGCTCATCTGGTGGGGCAACCTCTTCGCGATCGGCTTCGGCATGATCGTCGCGGTGATCCCGATCCTGATCATGCGGGCGGTCTCAGCGGAGGAGCAGGCCATCGCCAGCGGCATTCAGTGGATGTCGATCGGCGTCGTCACCACGCTGGTCACCACGCTCACGTACGTGATCCTGGCCCAGGACGGCAAGGTGCTCCAGGGAACCCAGTTCTACCTGGACCAGGGCTACAAGAACGCCTTCTACTTCGCCGCAGGTGTCGTCTTCCTCGGCACGCTGGCGGGCCTGCTGATCCCGAGCCTCAAGCCCGAAGCGGACGCGGCCTGA
- a CDS encoding alpha/beta hydrolase, translating to MPSKTHEWLSGLVTAGRAASRPTLAQQRENAVRFAAMTPVPDGVVEDAFPGLTGALLFSPPEPRDDLVILHIHGGGFRTGTAAQARAAAGLLALRLNTRTVAPEYRLAPEHPFPAGLDDCEHAYEAVRAAYPAARIVVAGESAGAGLAASLLLRRRDAGDGAPVAGVLWSGVFDLRSENLASGSWAANAATDAMITPWLGPQMAADYLAGHSPEDPQACPALADLTGLPPLMILASGSELLRDDSVALAARAAVCGVETVLELWPHMHHAWPVFGSLLPEALEALDRTAEFVRRVDAGPFVDGSALTDDPAILALMGTSQEQAEW from the coding sequence ATGCCCAGCAAGACCCACGAGTGGCTTTCCGGACTGGTCACAGCTGGTCGCGCCGCCTCGCGACCCACGCTCGCCCAGCAGCGCGAGAACGCCGTCCGCTTCGCGGCGATGACCCCGGTACCTGACGGCGTGGTCGAGGACGCGTTCCCCGGTCTGACGGGCGCGCTGCTTTTCAGCCCGCCAGAGCCGCGCGACGACCTGGTCATCCTCCACATCCACGGCGGCGGCTTCCGCACGGGCACCGCGGCCCAGGCGCGGGCCGCGGCCGGGCTCCTGGCGTTGCGTCTGAACACCCGAACCGTGGCGCCCGAGTACCGGCTCGCACCTGAACACCCGTTCCCAGCCGGGCTCGACGACTGCGAACACGCCTACGAAGCCGTCCGCGCCGCCTATCCGGCGGCCCGGATCGTCGTGGCCGGCGAGTCGGCGGGAGCGGGTCTTGCCGCCTCGCTCCTGCTGCGCCGCCGCGACGCGGGCGACGGTGCACCCGTGGCCGGCGTGCTCTGGTCCGGCGTGTTCGACCTGCGCTCGGAGAACCTGGCATCAGGCAGCTGGGCCGCGAACGCCGCCACCGACGCCATGATCACCCCCTGGCTCGGCCCGCAGATGGCCGCCGACTACCTCGCCGGACACAGCCCCGAGGATCCGCAAGCCTGCCCCGCACTCGCCGACCTCACCGGTCTGCCCCCGCTGATGATCCTGGCCTCAGGCTCCGAGTTGCTGCGTGACGACTCGGTCGCGCTGGCCGCACGTGCCGCCGTCTGCGGCGTGGAGACGGTGCTGGAACTCTGGCCGCACATGCACCACGCCTGGCCCGTATTCGGCTCTCTGCTGCCCGAAGCGCTCGAAGCCCTCGACCGCACCGCTGAGTTCGTCCGCCGTGTGGACGCGGGCCCCTTCGTGGACGGTTCAGCCCTGACGGACGACCCGGCGATCCTCGCCCTGATGGGGACCTCCCAGGAACAGGCGGAATGGTGA